One Setaria italica strain Yugu1 chromosome II, Setaria_italica_v2.0, whole genome shotgun sequence DNA segment encodes these proteins:
- the LOC101778707 gene encoding uncharacterized protein LOC101778707 isoform X2 encodes MSCLGRAAVPVKRVWRGLSARLRLRRATGLGRLRKEVRTCEYSDVHVMWEMLSSSSSSKSAGGGGGAMDSATAAAGKGSRRPRVGRKAAVAWRSLASYCCAL; translated from the exons ATGTCGTGCCTGGGCCGCGCGGCGGTGCCGGTGAAGCGGGTGTGGCGGGGTCTCAGcgcgcggctccggctccggcgagcCACCG GTCTGGGGCGGCTGCGGAAGGAGGTGCGCACGTGCGAGTACAGCGACGTGCACGTCATGTGGGAGAtgctcagcagcagcagcagcagcaagagcgccggaggtgggggaggagcCATggacagcgccaccgccgccgccgggaagggCTCGAGGCGGCCAAGGGTCGGGAGGAAGGCCGCCGTCGCTTGGAGGAGCCTCGCCTCCTACTGCTGCGCGCTCTGA
- the LOC101778707 gene encoding uncharacterized protein LOC101778707 isoform X1: MSCLGRAAVPVKRVWRGLSARLRLRRATGKSSSSSSSYYTAMDPDGEADGVGAAGLGRLRKEVRTCEYSDVHVMWEMLSSSSSSKSAGGGGGAMDSATAAAGKGSRRPRVGRKAAVAWRSLASYCCAL, from the coding sequence ATGTCGTGCCTGGGCCGCGCGGCGGTGCCGGTGAAGCGGGTGTGGCGGGGTCTCAGcgcgcggctccggctccggcgagcCACCGGTaagtcgtcatcgtcgtcgtcgagctACTACACGGCGATGGACCCCGACGGCGAGGCTGACGGTGTGGGTGCTGCAGGTCTGGGGCGGCTGCGGAAGGAGGTGCGCACGTGCGAGTACAGCGACGTGCACGTCATGTGGGAGAtgctcagcagcagcagcagcagcaagagcgccggaggtgggggaggagcCATggacagcgccaccgccgccgccgggaagggCTCGAGGCGGCCAAGGGTCGGGAGGAAGGCCGCCGTCGCTTGGAGGAGCCTCGCCTCCTACTGCTGCGCGCTCTGA
- the LOC101767668 gene encoding protein SNOWY COTYLEDON 3, whose protein sequence is MPSAMVDATVATPPLDTTCGRHRPATLSNSNAARVTAALSNANANAGVGAVAAVPKSKSKSKSKIVASRYLSPSSKPTSTFSSAESPAPRTPASTERPRPAQTNAVSTDAAASCGSATTTTRTLAVAFQSPTYSLETSSARSSTSPAAVPAATPEKKRSGTSGTDARAKVSDASQNTYRWPASAIAPPCGHGGRSALAKSAEHSASNRKASAAAAVFSAARSAAFHGTPRRASVDGVNEYLLALTSDDTETSSSSGGSGNGGGAPRRSVCSGPRPSPRSVIMSSSARFARDAMGTRSERFAYPATPSPSRTSAASPSPAPVKKKKKSLFNGLLSSPFSRPSPSKPVASSFGRTASQSPARRSAEAPGSAANMQGRASSAGRGFDGDTKLKPPPAVKSEEEHQLRLLYTQHLQWRLVNAQAGTTLSLQSTAAEKTLSGAWIAILRMRKSVAIRKMQLQLLRTNCKLMAVLRGQMKYLEEWSFLERDHAHCLSGTTQALNATILRLPVSNGAMADIQGIKKALSAAIDVMHPIGNSTSAQLPKLARTNVLASQLSRVFIQEHILIAQCRDLLSTLASMHVKYSSLQGQRIQINQRSQHFQ, encoded by the exons ATGCCATCCGCAATGGTGGACGCCACCGTCGCCACGCCTCCGCTCGACACGACctgcggccgccaccgccccgccacGCTCTCCAACTCCAATGCTGCCCGTGTCACCGCCGCGCTCTCCAATGCCAACGCCAatgccggcgtcggcgccgtcgccgcggtgCCCAAGTCCAAGTCCAAGTCCAAGTCCAAGATCGTCGCCTCCCGCTACCTCAGCCCCTCCTCCAAACCCACCTCCACCTTCTCCTCCGCGGAGTCCCCTGCACCGAGGACGCCAGCCTCCACCGAGCGGCCGCGTCCGGCGCAGACCAACGCCGTCTCCACAGATGCCGCGGCGTCCTGCGGGAGCGCCACCACGACGACGCGGACGCTTGCGGTCGCGTTCCAGAGCCCGACCTACTCCTTGGAGACCAGCAGCGCGAGGTCGTCCACGTCGCCCGCCGCGGTGCCGGCGGCCAcgccggagaagaagaggtCCGGTACCTCAGGCACGGATGCGCGGGCCAAGGTGTCCGACGCGAGCCAGAACACGTACCGGTGGCCCGCGTCGGCGATCGCGCCGCCGTGCGGGCATGGCGGCCGCAGCGCGCTCGCCAAGAGCGCGGAGCACTCTGCTTCGAACAGGaaggcgagcgccgccgccgccgtcttcagCGCCGCGCGGTCGGCAGCGTTCCACgggacgccgcggcgcgcgtcggTGGACGGCGTGAACGAGTACCTGCTGGCTCTGACCTCCGACGACACGGAAacctcgtcgtcgtccggcGGGTccgggaacggcggcggcgcgcccagaCGCAGCGTCTGCTCTgggccgcgcccgtcgccgagGAGCGTCATCATGAGCTCCTCCGCGCGGTTCGCGCGGGACGCCATGGGGACGCGCTCCGAACGCTTCGCCTACCCGGCCACACCGTCGCCGTCACGCACCTCTGCAGCAtctccatcgccggcgccggtgaagaagaagaagaagtcatTGTTCAACGGGTTGCTGTCTTCGCCGTTCAGCAGGCCGTCGCCGAGCAAGCCGGTGGCGAGTTCGTTCGGGAGGACGGCGAGTCAATCCCCGGCCCGGCGGTCCGCCGAGGCGCCTGGCTCTGCCGCGAACATGCAGGGCAGGGCTTCTTCTGCCGGTCGCGGCTTCGATGGTGACACGAAGTTGAAGCCACCTCCGGCGGTTAAGTCCGAGGAGGAGCACCAACTGAGGCTACTCTACACCCAGCATTTGCAATGGCGGCTCGTGAATGCGCAGGCTGGAACTACGCTTTCTTTGCAGAGCACGGCTGCAGAG AAAACCTTAAGTGGTGCATGGATTGCCATCCTGAGGATGCGCAAATCGGTCGCCATTAGAAAGATGCAGCTACAGTTGCTTCGGACCAACTGCAAACTCATGGCAGTTCTAAGAGGGCAG ATGAAATACCTGGAAGAATGGTCGTTTTTGGAGAGGGATCATGCTCATTGTTTATCTGGAACAACACAGGCCCTGAATGCTACCATCCTTCGCCTTCCTGTCTCCAATGGAGCAATG GCAGATATTCAAGGGATAAAAAAAGCTCTTAGCGCTGCAATTGATGTCATGCATCCTATAGGAAACTCAACAAGTGCTCAACTGCCTAAG TTAGCCCGGACGAATGTGTTGGCGTCCCAGCTCTCCAGAGTATTCATTCAAGAACACATTCTAATAGCGCAGTGCAGAGACTTGCTGTCCACACTAGCATCAATGCAC GTGAAGTACAGCAGCCTACAAGGGCAAAGGATACAGATAAACCAAAGGAGTCAGCATTTTCAGTAG
- the LOC105913856 gene encoding uncharacterized protein LOC105913856 isoform X1, with amino-acid sequence MSNQTLHEYYFALRNIDHISDANATLMLLSNRTKDLWKSPRGTVIRIEVLVVVVVFLQLFLIACGSRRRRSRNFFIQKGVLAAYTLSPSLVSYTLGSIQSSAIKSGMYSMWAISLYILFGCADSITAYSLTDNSQLMRQLYQCFLGYLYVGLIIPTTLDPDKPSGFLGVRFFPLICLVGVAATYFIQRLGACRMASESWLLNKVIADYMYQEHTISREDYDPATMTGYHYLVECRLYRAYTGRAYIIGDGKYVTHFRSDPSDPDIIDLDKVWRNDDLSPDLKDACLSFSLFHLLRRRFFGFECGESSQPKTRDLVFKGLLAKKKEEENDDGGASAAIDYDWVFKVIEIELAFMYDFFFTMYAAIYYGSRSMARYVLQLVSAILTVVIAFLTAGGRLRPPPKGMEGSVIVDTTAADVYLTVAILVCISFLQVVQVMYYPTTIWGRVSFACQRIKRKGCCMGLKDFLVKIGLWVSSCRWHHHEQKLGQYSLLESLSNFSSQSKLTKFLVILQNAFLFWLSVMEGFVLQGRVIPNHVRSIIRKPGEPAELVAAVKKALVQSLERTHRHGNKLTNGALSLSSSGAYELLWACSLELRQGLELGSVSLQQKENQVCVILTWHISTCYCDREFSASGSAITNEHYEVATRLSKYCAYLVAFAPKLLPGHHYDTWIAFMLVAEEALKQQQSQEAGDEETIYRKGLRLGEQLKNMQADHCWEVLAGFWAEMLLYLAPSNNVKEHVECLAKGGEFITHLWALLTHAGILDRGQSDVADIENNGGNQPASRPTNRDGPSTGKSCADCGTSSR; translated from the exons CTTCATGAGTACTACTTCGCGTTGAGGAACATTGATCATATTAGTGATGCAAATGCCACATTGATGTTATTGTCCAACCGCACTAAGGACTTGTGGAAGAGCCCTAGGGGAACGGTGATCCGAATTGAGGTACTCGTAGTAGTGGTTGTCTTCCTGCAGTTATTCCTTATCGCCTGTGGGTCCCGTCGACGTCGGAGCAGAAACTTCTTCATCCAGAAAGGTGTCTTGGCTGCATACACCTTGTCCCCCTCCCTGGTGTCATACACACTAGGTTCAATACAGTCTTCGGCCATAAAGAGCGGCATGTACTCAATGTGGGCAATATCCCTGTACATCCTCTTTGGTTGTGCTGACTCTATCACAGCTTATAGTCTCACCGACAACAGCCAGCTCATGAGACAGCTCTACCAGTGTTTTCTCGGGTACCTATACGTGGGCTTGATTATTCCAACTACACTGGATCCAGATAAACCTAGTGGTTTTCTTGGTGTCAGATTCTTCCCGCTTATTTGTCTTGTGGGCGTCGCTGCCACGTATTTTATACAAAGATTAGGGGCATGTCGAATGGCAAGCGAATCATGGTTATTGAATAAAGTGATTGCTGACTACATGTATCAGGAGCACACCATAAGCAGAGAAGATTACGATCCAGCCACTATGACAGGTTACCATTACCTCGTGGAGTGCAGGCTGTACCGCGCATATACTGGTCGTGCGTATATTATTGGTGATGGAAAGTACGTAACACATTTTAGAAGTGACCCTTCTGATCCAGATATCATTGACCTAGACAAGGTGTGGCGAAACGATGATCTAAGCCCTGATCTTAAGGATGCATGCCTTTCCTTCTCCCTTTTCCATCTGTTACGGAGACGTTTCTTCGGGTTTGAGTGCGGTGAATCATCGCAGCCCAAGACACGTGATCTTGTCTTCAAGGGGCTGCTCgccaagaagaaggaggaagagaatGACGATGGAGGGGCCAGCGCCGCAATCGACTATGATTGGGTTTTCAAGGTGATTGAGATTGAGCTGGCTTTTATGTATgacttcttcttcaccatgtaTGCTGCCATTTATTATGGAAGTCGTTCTATGGCGCGATATGTGCTGCAACTGGTCTCAGCGATCTTAACGGTCGTAATAGCCTTCCTGACGGCTGGAGGCCGACTGCGGCCTCCTCCTAAAGGGATGGAGGGGTCTGTCATCGTGGACACCACAGCAGCTGATGTTTATCTCACCGTAGCTATACTTGTGTGCATCTCTTTCCTTCAAGTGGTGCAGGTGATGTACTACCCGACGACCATTTGGGGCAGGGTATCTTTTGCTTGCCAGCGCATCAAAAGGAAAGGCTGCTGCATGGGGCTTAAAGATTTTCTTGTCAAAATTGGTCTGTGGGTGTCATCCTGCCGCTGGCACCACCACGAGCAAAAGCTCGGGCAGTATTCGTTGCTTGAATCACTGAGCAACTTCTCTAGTCAATCCAAGCTTACCAAGTTCCTGGTCATTCTCCAGAATGCATTTCTATTTTGGCTTTCAGTGATGGAAGGTTTTGTCCTACAAGGCCGAGTCATACCAAATCACGTACGGAGCATCATCCGGAAGCCTGGTGAACCTGCAGAGTTGGTTGCAGCAGTAAAGAAGGCACTTGTCCAGTCCCTTGAACGCACCCATCGCCATGGTAATAAGCTGACAAACGGGGCGTTATCACTGTCGTCCAGCGGGGCATATGAGCTATTGTGGGCTTGCAGCCtcgagcttcgccaaggcctcgaGCTCGGCTCGGTGTCCTTGCAGCAGAAGGAGAACCAGGTGTGTGTTATTCTGACCTGGCACATCTCAACATGCTACTGCGACAGGGAATTTTCAGCATCAGGTAGTGCCATCACCAATGAGCATTATGAGGTCGCCACAAGACTGTCCAAATACTGTGCATACTTGGTGGCTTTTGCACCAAAGCTTCTCCCGGGTCACCACTACGATACATGGATTGCTTTTATGCTGGTTGCAGAAGAAGCATTGAAGCAGCAGCAGTCACAAGAAGCTGGGGATGAGGAGACGATTTACCGCAAGGGCCTAAGGCTGGGGGAGCAGCTCAAGAATATGCAGGCTGACCATTGCTGGGAGGTGCTGGCGGGATTTTGGGCGGAGATGCTGCTCTACCTCGCGCCATCAAACAATGTGAAGGAGCACGTCGAGTGCCTGGCAAAAGGAGGGGAGTTTATAACGCACTTGTGGGCATTGCTCACCCACGCTGGCATCCTGGACAGGGGTCAAAGCGACGTCGCCGACATAGaaaataatggaggaaatcaACCAGCATCGCGTCCAAC CAACAGGGATGGTCCTTCAACAGGAAAGTCTTGTGCGGATTGTGGAACGAGCTCGCGATGA
- the LOC105913856 gene encoding uncharacterized protein LOC105913856 isoform X2 — MSNQTEHTISREDYDPATMTGYHYLVECRLYRAYTGRAYIIGDGKYVTHFRSDPSDPDIIDLDKVWRNDDLSPDLKDACLSFSLFHLLRRRFFGFECGESSQPKTRDLVFKGLLAKKKEEENDDGGASAAIDYDWVFKVIEIELAFMYDFFFTMYAAIYYGSRSMARYVLQLVSAILTVVIAFLTAGGRLRPPPKGMEGSVIVDTTAADVYLTVAILVCISFLQVVQVMYYPTTIWGRVSFACQRIKRKGCCMGLKDFLVKIGLWVSSCRWHHHEQKLGQYSLLESLSNFSSQSKLTKFLVILQNAFLFWLSVMEGFVLQGRVIPNHVRSIIRKPGEPAELVAAVKKALVQSLERTHRHGNKLTNGALSLSSSGAYELLWACSLELRQGLELGSVSLQQKENQVCVILTWHISTCYCDREFSASGSAITNEHYEVATRLSKYCAYLVAFAPKLLPGHHYDTWIAFMLVAEEALKQQQSQEAGDEETIYRKGLRLGEQLKNMQADHCWEVLAGFWAEMLLYLAPSNNVKEHVECLAKGGEFITHLWALLTHAGILDRGQSDVADIENNGGNQPASRPTNRDGPSTGKSCADCGTSSR, encoded by the exons GAGCACACCATAAGCAGAGAAGATTACGATCCAGCCACTATGACAGGTTACCATTACCTCGTGGAGTGCAGGCTGTACCGCGCATATACTGGTCGTGCGTATATTATTGGTGATGGAAAGTACGTAACACATTTTAGAAGTGACCCTTCTGATCCAGATATCATTGACCTAGACAAGGTGTGGCGAAACGATGATCTAAGCCCTGATCTTAAGGATGCATGCCTTTCCTTCTCCCTTTTCCATCTGTTACGGAGACGTTTCTTCGGGTTTGAGTGCGGTGAATCATCGCAGCCCAAGACACGTGATCTTGTCTTCAAGGGGCTGCTCgccaagaagaaggaggaagagaatGACGATGGAGGGGCCAGCGCCGCAATCGACTATGATTGGGTTTTCAAGGTGATTGAGATTGAGCTGGCTTTTATGTATgacttcttcttcaccatgtaTGCTGCCATTTATTATGGAAGTCGTTCTATGGCGCGATATGTGCTGCAACTGGTCTCAGCGATCTTAACGGTCGTAATAGCCTTCCTGACGGCTGGAGGCCGACTGCGGCCTCCTCCTAAAGGGATGGAGGGGTCTGTCATCGTGGACACCACAGCAGCTGATGTTTATCTCACCGTAGCTATACTTGTGTGCATCTCTTTCCTTCAAGTGGTGCAGGTGATGTACTACCCGACGACCATTTGGGGCAGGGTATCTTTTGCTTGCCAGCGCATCAAAAGGAAAGGCTGCTGCATGGGGCTTAAAGATTTTCTTGTCAAAATTGGTCTGTGGGTGTCATCCTGCCGCTGGCACCACCACGAGCAAAAGCTCGGGCAGTATTCGTTGCTTGAATCACTGAGCAACTTCTCTAGTCAATCCAAGCTTACCAAGTTCCTGGTCATTCTCCAGAATGCATTTCTATTTTGGCTTTCAGTGATGGAAGGTTTTGTCCTACAAGGCCGAGTCATACCAAATCACGTACGGAGCATCATCCGGAAGCCTGGTGAACCTGCAGAGTTGGTTGCAGCAGTAAAGAAGGCACTTGTCCAGTCCCTTGAACGCACCCATCGCCATGGTAATAAGCTGACAAACGGGGCGTTATCACTGTCGTCCAGCGGGGCATATGAGCTATTGTGGGCTTGCAGCCtcgagcttcgccaaggcctcgaGCTCGGCTCGGTGTCCTTGCAGCAGAAGGAGAACCAGGTGTGTGTTATTCTGACCTGGCACATCTCAACATGCTACTGCGACAGGGAATTTTCAGCATCAGGTAGTGCCATCACCAATGAGCATTATGAGGTCGCCACAAGACTGTCCAAATACTGTGCATACTTGGTGGCTTTTGCACCAAAGCTTCTCCCGGGTCACCACTACGATACATGGATTGCTTTTATGCTGGTTGCAGAAGAAGCATTGAAGCAGCAGCAGTCACAAGAAGCTGGGGATGAGGAGACGATTTACCGCAAGGGCCTAAGGCTGGGGGAGCAGCTCAAGAATATGCAGGCTGACCATTGCTGGGAGGTGCTGGCGGGATTTTGGGCGGAGATGCTGCTCTACCTCGCGCCATCAAACAATGTGAAGGAGCACGTCGAGTGCCTGGCAAAAGGAGGGGAGTTTATAACGCACTTGTGGGCATTGCTCACCCACGCTGGCATCCTGGACAGGGGTCAAAGCGACGTCGCCGACATAGaaaataatggaggaaatcaACCAGCATCGCGTCCAAC CAACAGGGATGGTCCTTCAACAGGAAAGTCTTGTGCGGATTGTGGAACGAGCTCGCGATGA